One window from the genome of Gemmatimonadota bacterium encodes:
- a CDS encoding protein kinase, with amino-acid sequence MTDGDMLRQRVEQAVGALFTIEAEIGRGGMAVVYRARDVRLRRLVALKVLPPELAFREDVKRRFLREAQMAAQLSHPNIVPIYAVDDLDGVVYFAMGLVEGETLAQRLHRAPRPDVATVRRVLREVCEALAYAHSRQVVHRDVKPDNILIDQESGRAVVTDFGIARAAEGDQRLTVEGIAVGTPAYMSPEQAMGDREVDGRSDIYALGVVGWQMLAGELPFQANNTPAMLMKHISEHPRPLSELRTDLPPNLVHAIERAMSKGRGDRWPDAAAFRDALADDAPAVAGTPATPSASSRARAHPPTAGVVEVDRAASREAARESERPPDWAFRADTREYGREALREWREQQRLWRDRVRGERRDAAEEARDIVVGVSVGGHRLRRREREALFTPEERVRNVQRYMMQTGVTLSFLAGINALTSHFPWVLFPALGMGISLASRIGGLWVDGIPLRKLFSRQPYVPHTESEHGRAPRPFASAPQLPAPDLGGIPRDVLEGPHGAVIREAAESKVVIADVLAKLSTADREMLPAILPTVETLVERVRSLAQDLHQLDTDASPEAIAKLEVRVADAKALPTDPAVERRLQLLERQLATLRDLASRRARSAEQLESASLVLQTMKLDLLKLRSSGNDQRLEASTDATQEARALSSDIGRVIDAANEVRKL; translated from the coding sequence GTGACCGACGGCGACATGCTTCGCCAGCGCGTGGAGCAAGCCGTTGGGGCGTTGTTTACCATCGAGGCAGAAATCGGCCGAGGCGGTATGGCCGTGGTGTATCGGGCGCGCGACGTACGGTTGCGCCGACTGGTGGCGCTCAAAGTGCTGCCGCCCGAACTTGCGTTTCGCGAGGATGTAAAGCGCCGATTCCTGCGCGAGGCGCAGATGGCGGCGCAGTTGTCGCATCCCAACATCGTTCCCATTTACGCGGTGGACGATCTCGACGGCGTCGTGTACTTCGCGATGGGGCTTGTTGAGGGAGAAACGCTCGCACAGCGCCTACATCGCGCCCCGCGCCCGGACGTGGCCACCGTGCGTCGTGTATTGCGTGAGGTGTGCGAGGCGCTCGCCTACGCGCATTCGCGGCAGGTGGTGCATCGCGACGTCAAACCTGATAACATTCTCATCGACCAAGAGAGCGGGCGCGCCGTGGTCACCGACTTCGGCATTGCGCGTGCCGCGGAGGGGGATCAGCGCCTCACCGTCGAAGGAATCGCGGTCGGCACACCCGCGTATATGAGCCCCGAGCAAGCCATGGGCGACCGTGAGGTGGATGGGCGCTCGGACATCTACGCGCTCGGCGTCGTGGGTTGGCAGATGCTCGCCGGCGAACTGCCGTTTCAAGCGAACAACACCCCCGCCATGCTGATGAAGCACATCAGTGAGCATCCGCGTCCGCTCAGCGAACTGCGTACGGATCTGCCGCCGAATCTGGTGCATGCCATTGAGCGTGCGATGTCGAAAGGGCGCGGCGACCGCTGGCCCGACGCCGCCGCGTTTCGCGACGCGCTAGCCGACGATGCGCCGGCCGTCGCTGGCACACCGGCGACGCCATCCGCATCATCGCGCGCACGCGCGCACCCACCCACCGCCGGCGTCGTGGAGGTGGACCGTGCGGCCTCGCGCGAAGCTGCACGCGAGTCCGAGCGACCGCCCGACTGGGCGTTCCGAGCCGATACCCGCGAATACGGACGCGAAGCGCTCCGCGAGTGGCGTGAGCAACAACGGCTCTGGCGCGATCGCGTGCGTGGGGAACGTCGCGACGCGGCCGAGGAGGCGCGCGATATCGTCGTCGGCGTCTCCGTGGGCGGCCATCGGTTGCGCCGGCGTGAACGCGAAGCGCTCTTCACGCCCGAGGAGCGCGTCCGCAACGTGCAGCGCTACATGATGCAAACGGGCGTCACCCTCTCGTTCCTCGCCGGCATCAACGCGTTGACCTCGCACTTCCCGTGGGTGCTCTTCCCCGCGTTGGGCATGGGCATCTCGCTCGCCTCGCGGATTGGCGGACTGTGGGTGGATGGCATTCCCCTGCGCAAACTGTTCTCGCGCCAGCCGTATGTGCCGCACACGGAATCGGAGCACGGACGCGCCCCGCGCCCATTCGCGAGCGCGCCGCAGCTTCCCGCGCCCGACCTCGGCGGCATTCCGCGCGACGTGCTCGAGGGTCCACACGGCGCGGTGATTCGTGAGGCCGCCGAGTCGAAGGTCGTCATTGCGGATGTGCTCGCCAAGTTGAGCACGGCCGATCGCGAGATGCTTCCCGCCATTCTCCCGACGGTGGAGACGCTGGTGGAACGCGTGCGGTCGCTCGCGCAAGATCTGCATCAGCTCGACACCGACGCATCGCCGGAAGCGATTGCGAAGCTCGAGGTGCGGGTGGCCGATGCAAAAGCGTTGCCGACCGATCCCGCGGTAGAGCGTCGTTTGCAGTTGCTCGAGCGTCAGCTCGCCACGCTGCGAGATCTCGCGTCGCGTCGCGCGCGGAGCGCCGAACAGCTGGAGAGCGCGTCGCTCGTGCTGCAGACGATGAAGCTCGACCTCCTCAAGCTGCGGTCGAGTGGCAACGACCAGCGGCTCGAGGCATCGACGGATGCCACGCAGGAAGCGCGCGCGCTGTCGAGCGACATTGGCCGTGTGATTGATGCGGCCAATGAGGTGCGCAAGCTCTAA
- a CDS encoding serine/threonine-protein kinase, giving the protein MESSQITQSDAALRSHVQRVLSPTYELDREIGRGGMGIVYLARDARLKRPVAIKLLPPELAFRSEIRSRFLKEAETAAQLSHPNIVPIYSVDEKDGLVFFVMAFVDGDNLAKRIHDAGPMSHTDTRRIVRDVADALAYAHAQGVVHRDIKPDNILLDASTGRPMVTDFGIARAISDGDARLTATGIAIGTPAFMSPEQSAGDRDLDGRSDLYSLGVVAYQMLCGDLPFNANSTPALLVKHLSERPVPIDQRSAGVPVDLARAVMLCLEKSPDDRFPSAQAMVVALESGDVPPLPAPRPAPVADPSSMYGAAPRAGGYGVAVQDPVADYVPTREDHVRWEAAPVLKFRKKLYPFFAVGGVSVVLAVFNVGSGFLGLTSLWAVFVAYRYAMLWSDGYDWHDVFRQPRNRLFLDVIAEQVETVQGLWNREKRAAVRERHLRRLGAPSAFSPAGGSAVPRSLTANDTGALGPGPHAARARQAIVDRDEIARLVQSLPRNEQQRVSDVPVTAARLADSVVQLAQSLRELEIAGGTQDAGTIDKEITLLESQANPLDRVASEERVRRLATLKRQRRTVAEMNRRRDGMASKVEECSLALQNIRFEMLRLKTGSQSWQQVTSVAEQALALARDVDEAVYVADELNRLGVRPGDTRRPPNGRP; this is encoded by the coding sequence GTGGAATCGTCACAGATCACGCAATCGGACGCCGCGCTACGCTCGCACGTCCAGCGGGTCCTGTCGCCAACGTACGAGCTCGATCGAGAGATCGGGCGCGGCGGTATGGGTATTGTGTACTTGGCCCGCGATGCGCGGCTCAAGCGCCCGGTGGCCATTAAGCTGCTACCCCCAGAACTGGCGTTCCGTTCGGAAATTCGGTCGCGCTTTCTCAAAGAAGCCGAAACCGCCGCGCAACTCTCGCATCCGAACATCGTCCCCATCTACAGCGTGGACGAAAAAGACGGACTCGTCTTTTTCGTGATGGCGTTTGTGGACGGCGACAACCTCGCCAAGCGCATTCACGACGCTGGGCCCATGTCGCATACCGATACCCGTCGCATCGTACGTGACGTGGCGGACGCCCTCGCCTACGCGCACGCGCAGGGCGTGGTGCACCGCGACATCAAACCGGACAATATTCTCCTCGATGCGTCCACCGGTCGCCCGATGGTGACCGACTTTGGCATCGCGCGCGCCATCTCCGACGGTGATGCGCGCCTAACCGCCACCGGCATCGCCATTGGCACGCCGGCGTTCATGAGCCCAGAGCAGTCAGCCGGCGATCGTGACCTCGATGGCCGGAGCGATCTGTATTCGCTGGGTGTCGTCGCCTATCAAATGCTGTGCGGCGATCTTCCGTTCAATGCCAACAGCACGCCCGCGCTCTTGGTCAAGCATCTTTCTGAGCGTCCTGTTCCCATCGACCAGCGCAGTGCCGGCGTGCCGGTGGATTTGGCGCGCGCCGTGATGCTCTGCCTCGAAAAAAGTCCCGACGATCGTTTCCCGAGCGCCCAGGCGATGGTTGTGGCCCTCGAATCGGGCGATGTGCCACCGCTCCCCGCGCCGCGTCCAGCCCCGGTCGCCGATCCGTCGTCGATGTATGGTGCTGCGCCACGTGCGGGCGGATATGGCGTCGCCGTACAGGATCCCGTGGCGGACTACGTGCCCACGCGCGAGGACCACGTGCGGTGGGAAGCCGCGCCGGTGCTCAAGTTCCGCAAGAAGCTGTATCCGTTTTTCGCCGTCGGCGGCGTGTCGGTCGTGCTCGCCGTATTCAACGTCGGGTCGGGATTCCTCGGGTTGACCTCGCTCTGGGCCGTGTTTGTCGCGTACCGCTACGCTATGCTCTGGAGCGACGGCTACGACTGGCACGACGTGTTCCGCCAACCGCGGAATCGCCTCTTCCTCGACGTCATCGCGGAGCAAGTGGAGACGGTGCAGGGATTGTGGAACAGGGAAAAGCGTGCGGCGGTCCGTGAGCGTCATCTCCGTCGGCTTGGTGCGCCATCGGCGTTTAGCCCAGCGGGCGGGAGCGCCGTGCCACGTTCGCTGACCGCCAACGACACCGGCGCGCTCGGGCCTGGCCCGCACGCGGCGCGCGCGCGGCAAGCTATTGTGGACCGCGACGAAATTGCGCGACTCGTGCAGTCGCTCCCGCGCAACGAACAGCAGCGCGTCTCCGATGTGCCGGTCACGGCCGCGCGGCTCGCGGACTCCGTGGTGCAGTTGGCGCAGTCGTTGCGCGAGCTCGAAATTGCGGGCGGCACGCAAGACGCCGGCACCATCGACAAGGAAATCACCCTGCTCGAGTCGCAGGCGAATCCGCTCGACCGGGTGGCCAGTGAGGAGCGCGTTCGTCGGCTCGCGACGCTCAAGCGGCAGCGCCGCACCGTTGCCGAGATGAATCGGCGCCGCGACGGCATGGCGTCGAAAGTCGAAGAATGCTCGCTCGCGTTGCAGAACATTCGGTTTGAAATGCTACGCCTCAAAACCGGCAGCCAGTCGTGGCAACAGGTGACGTCGGTGGCAGAGCAGGCGCTCGCTCTCGCGCGTGATGTGGACGAAGCCGTGTACGTGGCCGACGAACTCAACCGCTTGGGTGTGCGACCTGGGGACACGCGCCGTCCCCCGAACGGCCGTCCGTGA
- a CDS encoding CHASE3 domain-containing protein, protein MAFSPIQKLSIGAGAVLLMLAVAGGSALVGITQMMGSERAVAQTNAAIAKLDRVVTRTLDAENAQRGFITTGDTSFLEPLDSAQNDVEFALDTLLILTDDDPEQRRNLERLGPLVAARFRDVRAGVAIRQRKGLDSATAFMRHETGLRARGGAGSVAIKMRDEELRVLGYRTRIMTETGRQARLILLVGSLTSLLLALLALQPMRPSVAHRLTQRLSYVLQPPPELKLTLDEAARHAGDRLMRLQQIIAALNAPVNAEDVALHLLQKGAPPLVASLGVVARRVGNALVVSRSLGRVAADLATGSTIVSSRLQPFERAEQTGEPVIIESTAERELTYPGLDAFSTDGSGDGAFIAVPLAADGRVRGVLLLSFSGDREFGDDDRAYLTTLGRLGGQALARNHI, encoded by the coding sequence ATGGCTTTTTCGCCCATCCAAAAATTGAGCATCGGTGCGGGAGCGGTGCTCCTCATGTTGGCCGTTGCCGGTGGGTCGGCACTCGTCGGCATCACACAGATGATGGGGAGCGAACGCGCCGTGGCGCAGACGAATGCCGCCATCGCCAAGCTCGATCGTGTCGTCACCCGTACGCTCGACGCTGAAAATGCGCAGCGCGGATTCATTACCACCGGTGACACGTCGTTTCTCGAGCCGCTCGACTCCGCGCAAAACGACGTGGAGTTTGCACTCGATACCCTGCTGATCCTCACCGACGACGATCCCGAACAGCGGCGCAATCTCGAACGCCTTGGCCCATTGGTTGCCGCGCGTTTTCGCGACGTACGCGCCGGCGTCGCCATTCGACAACGCAAAGGATTGGACTCCGCCACCGCGTTCATGCGGCACGAGACGGGATTGCGTGCGCGCGGCGGTGCTGGTTCCGTGGCGATCAAGATGCGCGACGAAGAGCTCCGCGTGCTGGGGTATCGCACCCGCATTATGACCGAGACGGGGCGCCAGGCGCGCCTGATCTTGCTCGTCGGCTCACTCACGTCGCTCCTCCTCGCGTTGCTCGCCCTTCAACCGATGCGTCCGAGTGTCGCGCATCGGCTCACGCAGCGCCTGTCGTACGTGCTGCAGCCACCGCCGGAGCTGAAACTCACGCTGGACGAAGCGGCGCGCCACGCGGGCGACCGCCTCATGCGCCTCCAGCAGATTATTGCCGCACTGAATGCGCCGGTCAACGCCGAAGACGTGGCGTTGCACCTGTTGCAGAAGGGGGCGCCGCCGCTCGTGGCGAGCCTCGGCGTCGTCGCGCGTCGCGTCGGCAACGCGCTCGTCGTCTCGCGATCGCTCGGCCGGGTGGCTGCAGATCTCGCCACGGGCTCCACCATTGTGTCGTCGCGCCTACAACCCTTTGAGCGCGCCGAACAGACCGGCGAGCCGGTCATCATTGAGTCGACGGCGGAGCGCGAACTTACCTACCCAGGGCTCGACGCGTTTTCCACGGACGGATCGGGTGACGGGGCGTTCATTGCCGTGCCACTGGCGGCCGACGGACGCGTGCGTGGTGTATTACTCCTGTCGTTTTCGGGCGATCGTGAGTTTGGTGACGACGATCGTGCGTATCTGACCACGCTTGGCCGCTTGGGCGGACAGGCCCTCGCTCGCAATCATATCTGA
- a CDS encoding alpha/beta hydrolase: MRGEFVDLGGQRLYYFAAGTRGVGEPVLFLHGFPGTSHLWHRVVPLIPDGHRLIVVDQFGSGRSDGLSGSALRTAATSALSRADAPAAGALSRADAPAVGALLTANAHADRALALLDELRVDHACVVGHGSGAAVALDLALRAPQRVSRLCLINAVTADAWISGAARLARALAHTPFAGLAGAGLLAGLVHGPALRGFADSENGRHALDHFLLPYTQRLGVETLAAQLRAMRDPTLSSQAARLSTLQLPTTIVWGAQDPWLPLRQAATLRTAIPNAELDVVDGARHMTPIDAPERVATAIVALLRRAAPLDGGQKAPPHPASPTTNG, from the coding sequence ATGCGCGGCGAGTTTGTGGACCTTGGGGGGCAACGGCTCTACTACTTCGCCGCGGGAACGCGTGGAGTGGGAGAGCCGGTGCTTTTTCTGCACGGGTTCCCGGGGACCTCCCATCTGTGGCACAGAGTCGTGCCGCTCATTCCAGATGGACACCGGCTGATCGTCGTCGATCAGTTCGGCTCGGGACGGAGCGACGGCCTCTCGGGTTCGGCGCTACGCACCGCTGCCACCAGCGCACTGTCACGCGCCGACGCGCCAGCAGCCGGCGCGCTGTCACGCGCCGACGCGCCAGCAGTCGGCGCGCTCCTCACCGCCAACGCGCACGCCGACCGTGCGCTCGCGCTGCTCGACGAACTCCGGGTTGATCACGCCTGCGTGGTCGGCCACGGCAGTGGGGCCGCTGTTGCGCTGGACCTCGCGCTTCGCGCGCCCCAGCGCGTCTCGCGTCTCTGCCTGATCAATGCCGTCACGGCCGATGCGTGGATTTCCGGTGCCGCGCGACTCGCGCGCGCGCTGGCACACACACCGTTCGCTGGACTCGCCGGCGCGGGGCTGCTCGCCGGACTCGTACATGGGCCGGCGCTGCGCGGCTTTGCCGATTCCGAAAATGGCCGGCACGCCCTCGACCACTTTCTGCTGCCGTACACACAGCGGCTAGGGGTCGAGACACTCGCCGCACAACTTCGCGCGATGCGAGACCCGACGCTGTCATCACAGGCCGCGCGACTCAGCACCCTGCAGCTCCCCACCACCATCGTGTGGGGCGCACAGGATCCGTGGCTCCCACTGCGCCAGGCCGCAACGCTCCGCACAGCGATTCCCAACGCCGAGCTCGACGTCGTGGACGGCGCACGGCATATGACGCCGATTGATGCCCCCGAACGGGTGGCCACCGCCATCGTCGCGCTCCTACGGCGCGCGGCGCCGCTGGATGGCGGCCAAAAAGCGCCACCACACCCGGCGTCGCCCACGACCAACGGTTAG
- the lon gene encoding endopeptidase La, protein MSTRVTLPVLPLRGTVIFPGLTAPIAAGRPGTLRAIETALKGDRLVFAVAQRDNADEPTPDILYSMGVIARIGQVQRGLGGVQLLLQGEQRASALQFTETDGFLSAVIMHTDELGPIDDTDPAFEALHKEIRERAAELGERRGLPEEVVHQVLDAVTEPGKFADLVAGYLELTVAEKQGLLETLSVEERLRRVLVHVQRQISLLEAQEEIKSQVQEELGERQREMFLREQMKAIQKELGDDDQTKEIEELREKLNKLELPKEARTEVERELGRLERSGRESMEAQVIRTYLEWIAELPWNTRSDDQLDLKHAITVLDDDHYGLKDVKDRVLEFLAVRQLRAQQFADEIKTTGEFPAAKLKEKGEDATPTLKRGELAPDRSITDQKEAKARAMAKGPILLFVGPPGVGKTSIAKSIARSLGREYVRVALGGARDEADIRGHRRTYVGAMPGRIVQGIKQAGTKNPVFLLDEVDKLGVSFQGDPSAALLEVLDPAQNDTFTDHYLGVPFDLSEVLFIATANFLQNIPGPLLDRMEVVDFSGYTEREKMEIAKKYLVPRQIEENGLAEKGVTYSDDALMALVSQYTRESGVRQLEREIGAIARKVARRIASGEAHTTIKHDGLVSGDDVRELLGRPKVRPEKANAHHEVGIATGMFYTPMGGDIMFVEASTRRLEMAPNEDGKQSGGGPVSLILTGQLGDVMKESARAAFTYVTNNAIKLGISRSRLGAVETHIHVPAGAIPKDGPSAGVAIAIALASEMSGRPVRKDIAMTGEITLRGRVLPIGGVKEKVLGALRAGITTIILPKDNEADLEDVPDEAKAKLTFLTAETLEDVLKVALVEESSSEPQLAVVS, encoded by the coding sequence ATGAGCACTCGAGTCACACTTCCGGTCCTCCCGTTGCGGGGGACAGTCATTTTTCCGGGCCTCACCGCTCCTATTGCGGCGGGGCGTCCGGGCACCCTTCGGGCGATTGAAACCGCCCTCAAGGGCGACCGTCTCGTGTTCGCCGTCGCCCAGCGCGACAACGCGGACGAGCCGACGCCGGACATCCTGTATTCCATGGGCGTCATTGCCCGCATTGGGCAGGTCCAGCGCGGCCTCGGCGGCGTGCAGTTGCTCCTGCAAGGCGAGCAGCGTGCGAGCGCCCTCCAGTTCACCGAAACGGACGGGTTCCTCTCGGCCGTCATCATGCACACCGACGAACTGGGGCCGATCGACGACACGGACCCGGCCTTTGAGGCGCTGCACAAGGAAATTCGCGAACGCGCCGCCGAGTTGGGTGAACGCCGCGGTCTGCCTGAGGAAGTCGTGCATCAGGTGCTCGACGCCGTCACCGAGCCTGGCAAGTTTGCCGACCTCGTGGCCGGCTACCTCGAACTGACGGTGGCGGAAAAGCAGGGACTGCTCGAGACGCTCAGCGTGGAGGAACGCCTGCGGCGCGTGCTGGTGCACGTGCAACGGCAGATCTCGCTGCTCGAAGCCCAAGAAGAGATTAAGTCGCAGGTGCAGGAGGAACTGGGCGAGCGCCAGCGCGAAATGTTCCTGCGCGAGCAGATGAAGGCCATTCAGAAGGAACTCGGCGACGACGACCAGACCAAGGAGATCGAGGAGCTTCGCGAGAAGCTCAATAAGCTCGAGCTCCCCAAGGAAGCGCGCACGGAAGTTGAGCGCGAGCTGGGACGCCTCGAACGGTCTGGTCGCGAGTCGATGGAAGCGCAGGTCATTCGCACCTATCTCGAATGGATTGCCGAGCTGCCGTGGAACACGCGCTCGGACGACCAGCTCGACCTCAAGCACGCGATTACGGTGCTCGACGACGATCACTACGGCCTCAAGGACGTCAAGGACCGCGTGCTCGAGTTCCTCGCGGTGCGTCAGTTGCGGGCCCAGCAGTTCGCCGACGAAATCAAGACCACGGGCGAGTTCCCGGCTGCCAAGTTGAAGGAGAAAGGTGAGGACGCCACGCCGACGCTCAAGCGCGGCGAGCTGGCACCTGACCGCTCGATCACCGATCAAAAAGAAGCAAAGGCCCGCGCCATGGCCAAGGGTCCGATCCTGCTCTTCGTGGGCCCGCCTGGCGTCGGCAAGACATCTATTGCCAAGTCCATCGCCCGTTCGCTTGGTCGCGAGTACGTGCGCGTGGCCCTCGGCGGCGCGCGTGACGAAGCGGACATTCGCGGACATCGCCGCACGTACGTGGGCGCGATGCCCGGACGCATCGTGCAGGGGATCAAGCAGGCTGGTACCAAGAACCCCGTCTTCCTGCTCGACGAAGTCGATAAACTCGGCGTGAGCTTTCAGGGCGACCCGTCGGCCGCGTTGCTCGAAGTGCTTGATCCGGCACAGAACGACACGTTCACCGATCACTACCTCGGCGTGCCGTTTGATCTGAGCGAAGTGCTGTTCATTGCGACGGCGAACTTCCTCCAGAACATTCCCGGTCCGCTCCTGGACCGTATGGAAGTGGTGGATTTTTCGGGCTACACTGAGCGCGAAAAAATGGAGATCGCCAAGAAGTATTTGGTGCCGCGTCAGATTGAAGAGAACGGACTCGCCGAAAAAGGCGTGACGTACAGCGATGACGCGCTGATGGCACTTGTGTCGCAGTACACGCGCGAGAGCGGCGTACGCCAGCTCGAGCGCGAGATTGGCGCGATTGCCCGAAAGGTGGCGCGTCGCATTGCCTCGGGCGAAGCACACACCACGATCAAGCACGACGGACTGGTAAGCGGCGACGACGTGCGCGAGTTGCTGGGGCGGCCCAAGGTGCGGCCGGAAAAAGCCAATGCGCACCACGAGGTAGGCATTGCCACCGGCATGTTCTACACGCCAATGGGCGGCGACATCATGTTTGTGGAAGCGTCCACGCGCCGGTTGGAGATGGCGCCAAACGAAGATGGTAAACAGAGCGGCGGCGGCCCCGTGTCGCTGATTCTCACCGGCCAGCTCGGCGACGTGATGAAGGAAAGCGCGCGCGCCGCGTTTACCTACGTGACCAACAACGCCATCAAGCTCGGAATTTCGCGCTCACGCCTAGGGGCGGTGGAAACACATATCCACGTACCGGCCGGTGCCATTCCCAAGGATGGCCCGAGTGCGGGTGTGGCCATTGCGATTGCGTTGGCGAGCGAGATGAGCGGACGTCCCGTACGCAAAGACATTGCGATGACCGGCGAAATCACGCTGCGTGGTCGCGTGTTGCCCATTGGCGGCGTCAAGGAAAAGGTGCTCGGCGCCCTGCGCGCAGGGATCACGACGATCATTCTGCCCAAGGACAACGAAGCCGACCTCGAGGACGTGCCGGACGAAGCCAAGGCGAAGCTCACCTTCCTTACTGCCGAAACGCTCGAAGACGTGCTGAAGGTCGCACTCGTGGAAGAATCGAGCAGCGAGCCGCAGTTGGCGGTGGTGAGTTAG
- a CDS encoding PBP1A family penicillin-binding protein, whose product MLASLASLALLAARAGVARAQQGGAAPAVEAWQITPPPQSSLVFARDGSLIGEIGRQWRTNVSIRALPKYLPQAFVAVEDHRFYQHDGVDVVGIAGAIKDNLLGGSRGASTITQQLVGNMHPDLIDRRDRTLSRKLREQRAAREMEKHYTKELILEAYLNQISFGHGWYGVESASQHFFGKPAAQLTLAEAATLAAMPKAPAIYDPAKFPDRARNRRDAILDLMVAQKFVTRADADGAKATLLHTVANGGVSAPSPYFVDAVRAYAERVGVPLAQGGFRIYTSLDPALQRAAVTALLDGTAAVESRANYRNPTLANHAKGSTDYLQGAVVAIDPSTGDVRALVGGRNYQESPFNRATNAMRQPGSSFKPFVYARAIVDSLPPNAIVPDTSLEIPQPDGQLYRPRNDDGDFLGNITLRQAITRSRNPVAVQLWLRLGADSVIALAHRFGITTAIAPYPSSAIGASVVRPIDFVAAYTAFANLGTPVEPRLIYRIEDRNGRTLYAQDVRALPPALEPAATFVVRDMMRDVIERGTATAVRRYLPKDVPVAGKTGTTNDNTDVWFVGLTPEIVAGVWLGLDKPRPIAERGVAGGTLAAPIFGQMLARAGYTHPVGSWSPPPGVVTAELDRDTGRLSDAATPPERRYSEYFLSGTEPAALRVDARRLFMLGPITF is encoded by the coding sequence GTGTTGGCCTCACTGGCCTCACTGGCCTTACTGGCCGCCCGCGCCGGTGTGGCGAGAGCCCAGCAGGGCGGAGCCGCGCCCGCCGTTGAGGCCTGGCAGATCACGCCGCCCCCTCAATCCTCGCTCGTCTTTGCCCGCGATGGCTCCCTGATCGGCGAAATCGGGCGCCAGTGGCGGACCAATGTGTCGATCCGCGCCCTGCCCAAGTACCTCCCCCAGGCCTTCGTCGCGGTTGAGGACCACCGCTTTTATCAACACGACGGCGTCGACGTGGTGGGCATCGCAGGCGCCATCAAAGACAACCTGCTTGGCGGCTCGCGCGGGGCGAGCACCATCACGCAGCAGCTCGTCGGGAACATGCACCCCGACCTGATCGACCGGCGCGACCGCACCCTCTCGCGCAAACTGCGTGAGCAACGCGCCGCCCGCGAAATGGAAAAGCATTACACCAAGGAACTGATCCTCGAGGCCTACCTCAATCAGATCAGCTTCGGGCACGGCTGGTACGGTGTCGAATCGGCGAGTCAGCATTTCTTTGGCAAGCCAGCGGCGCAGCTCACACTCGCCGAGGCGGCCACGCTCGCCGCAATGCCGAAGGCACCGGCCATCTATGATCCGGCCAAGTTCCCCGACCGTGCCCGCAACCGCCGCGATGCCATTCTCGACCTGATGGTCGCGCAGAAATTCGTCACGCGCGCCGACGCCGACGGGGCCAAGGCAACGCTACTCCATACCGTTGCAAATGGCGGCGTCTCCGCGCCGTCGCCGTACTTCGTAGACGCCGTGCGCGCCTACGCCGAACGCGTAGGCGTGCCGCTCGCGCAGGGCGGATTTCGCATTTACACCTCGCTCGATCCCGCGCTCCAGCGCGCCGCCGTCACGGCGCTGCTCGACGGCACCGCCGCGGTGGAATCGCGGGCGAACTATCGCAACCCCACCCTTGCCAATCACGCCAAGGGGAGCACGGACTACTTGCAGGGCGCGGTTGTCGCCATCGACCCCTCCACGGGTGATGTGCGCGCGCTTGTTGGTGGGCGAAACTATCAAGAATCGCCATTCAATCGCGCCACCAATGCGATGCGGCAGCCGGGCTCGAGTTTCAAACCGTTCGTCTACGCGCGCGCGATCGTCGACTCGTTGCCGCCGAACGCGATCGTTCCCGATACCTCGCTCGAAATTCCGCAGCCCGATGGCCAACTCTATCGGCCACGCAACGACGACGGCGATTTCCTCGGCAACATCACGCTGCGCCAAGCCATCACCCGATCGCGCAATCCGGTGGCCGTGCAACTCTGGCTCCGGCTCGGTGCCGACTCTGTCATTGCGTTGGCGCACCGCTTTGGCATCACGACCGCCATCGCGCCCTATCCCTCGAGTGCAATCGGGGCATCGGTGGTACGGCCCATCGATTTCGTCGCGGCCTACACCGCGTTCGCCAACCTCGGCACGCCGGTCGAGCCGCGCCTCATCTATCGCATTGAAGACCGCAACGGCCGCACGCTCTACGCACAGGATGTGCGCGCACTGCCGCCGGCGCTTGAGCCGGCCGCGACCTTTGTGGTGCGTGACATGATGCGCGACGTCATCGAACGCGGCACGGCCACCGCCGTCCGGCGGTATCTGCCGAAGGACGTCCCCGTGGCCGGCAAAACGGGAACAACCAACGACAACACGGACGTTTGGTTCGTAGGACTCACGCCAGAAATTGTGGCGGGGGTCTGGCTTGGCCTTGATAAGCCGCGGCCTATCGCCGAACGCGGTGTGGCAGGCGGGACGCTCGCGGCACCCATTTTCGGACAAATGCTGGCGCGCGCCGGCTATACCCACCCCGTGGGGAGCTGGAGCCCGCCGCCGGGAGTCGTGACCGCAGAGCTTGATCGAGACACCGGACGGCTGTCGGATGCAGCCACTCCTCCCGAACGCCGCTATTCCGAGTACTTTCTATCCGGCACCGAACCTGCTGCGTTGCGTGTTGACGCACGCCGATTGTTTATGCTCGGTCCCATCACGTTCTAG